The following proteins are encoded in a genomic region of Shinella zoogloeoides:
- a CDS encoding MAPEG family protein: MDVSSLSASPFLPMVGWSAVLLAVHVMLQAFTMSAEAARTVGASWNPGPRDVDFKPSGKIAGRAARASGNFRETYPAFIALALALALKGDASGWGIGGAWLWFACRIVYIPLYLAGVPYVRSLAWVGSMLGLAAMFAALVS, encoded by the coding sequence ATGGACGTGTCCTCCCTTTCCGCATCGCCTTTCCTGCCGATGGTCGGCTGGAGCGCCGTTCTCCTCGCCGTCCATGTCATGCTGCAGGCCTTCACGATGAGTGCGGAAGCCGCAAGGACGGTGGGCGCTTCGTGGAACCCCGGGCCGCGCGACGTGGACTTCAAGCCTTCCGGCAAGATCGCCGGCCGCGCCGCGCGGGCATCCGGCAATTTCCGCGAGACCTATCCGGCCTTCATCGCGCTGGCGCTAGCCCTCGCGCTGAAGGGCGATGCCTCCGGCTGGGGCATCGGCGGCGCCTGGTTGTGGTTTGCCTGCCGTATCGTCTACATTCCGCTCTATCTGGCTGGCGTGCCCTATGTCCGCTCGCTGGCATGGGTCGGCTCGATGCTTGGCCTTGCCGCGATGTTCGCGGCGCTGGTCTCTTGA
- a CDS encoding DUF4345 domain-containing protein: protein MEFYIPTETGELLAFLAAIVTGLFGLFVLFAPGMALKFAGLQPKEGSREAYAFARSAGGFHAGLAIVALMMAQSWIYMAIGGGFALAAFGRILSLMSDRSFSLKNLLALLVQAVLAALPLGYAFGFI from the coding sequence ATGGAATTCTACATCCCCACCGAGACCGGCGAGCTCCTGGCGTTTCTGGCGGCCATCGTCACGGGGCTTTTCGGCCTCTTCGTGCTCTTCGCGCCCGGCATGGCGCTCAAGTTCGCCGGGCTCCAGCCGAAGGAGGGCAGCCGCGAGGCTTATGCCTTCGCCCGTTCGGCCGGCGGCTTTCATGCGGGGCTTGCAATCGTGGCGCTGATGATGGCGCAGAGCTGGATCTACATGGCCATCGGTGGCGGTTTCGCGCTGGCCGCCTTCGGTCGCATCCTCTCCCTGATGTCGGACCGTTCCTTCTCGCTGAAGAACCTTCTCGCGCTCCTCGTGCAGGCGGTGCTCGCTGCCCTGCCGCTCGGCTATGCCTTCGGCTTCATCTGA
- a CDS encoding AAA family ATPase, with product MLLRSMSAENYRSLRSIRMDLGRVNLFVGESGAGKSNLYRSLQLVQAAVRGTFAHEIAAEGGMASALWTGRRRANEPVRIRLETELLDEDRAITFRYRVEAGLRPPKASAGFAFEPQVKAEELSIETGRRPVTVMKRAGPGIMVRDETGRMVEHPEQALTSETAIALLGDAGHYPEIGTFRRAVSQWRFFHGFRSDRSSALRQPCLAVTAPLLDEDGANMAAVFATLVWTREDTVDLDRAVAEAFGGAKLSVPEPEEFASFGLVFPQFPQRVFQPRELSDGQIRFLSLAAALLSYRTPPLIALNEPEASLHPDMLPPLAGMIARAAETSQIWIVTHSERLAQEVESRCGVRAKRVVRNDGATWIDGMRLTGEMDEDE from the coding sequence ATGCTGCTTCGTTCCATGTCCGCCGAAAACTACCGGTCGCTCCGCTCGATCCGCATGGATCTTGGGCGGGTGAACCTGTTCGTCGGCGAGAGCGGGGCCGGCAAGTCGAACCTCTACCGCTCGCTGCAACTGGTGCAGGCCGCGGTGCGCGGCACCTTCGCCCATGAGATCGCGGCGGAGGGCGGCATGGCCTCGGCGCTGTGGACGGGCAGGCGGCGGGCGAACGAGCCGGTGCGCATCCGGCTGGAGACGGAACTGCTCGACGAGGACAGGGCAATCACCTTCCGCTACCGCGTCGAGGCGGGGCTGCGACCGCCGAAGGCGTCGGCGGGTTTCGCCTTCGAGCCGCAGGTGAAGGCCGAGGAGCTTTCCATCGAAACCGGCCGCCGGCCGGTGACGGTGATGAAGCGCGCGGGGCCGGGGATCATGGTCCGGGACGAGACCGGGCGCATGGTCGAGCATCCCGAGCAGGCGCTGACCTCGGAGACGGCGATCGCCCTTCTCGGCGATGCCGGGCACTATCCCGAGATCGGCACCTTCCGCCGCGCGGTGTCGCAATGGCGCTTCTTCCACGGCTTCCGCTCGGATCGCAGCTCGGCGCTGCGCCAGCCCTGCCTTGCCGTCACCGCGCCGCTGCTCGACGAGGACGGCGCCAACATGGCGGCGGTCTTCGCGACGCTCGTGTGGACGCGGGAGGATACGGTCGATCTCGACCGTGCCGTCGCGGAGGCCTTCGGCGGGGCGAAGCTTTCCGTGCCGGAGCCGGAGGAATTCGCATCCTTCGGGCTGGTCTTCCCCCAGTTTCCGCAGCGCGTCTTCCAGCCGCGCGAACTCTCCGACGGGCAGATCCGCTTCCTTTCGCTCGCCGCCGCGCTGCTCTCCTACCGCACGCCGCCGCTGATCGCGCTCAACGAGCCGGAGGCGAGCCTTCATCCCGACATGCTGCCGCCGCTTGCCGGCATGATCGCGCGGGCGGCGGAGACGAGCCAGATCTGGATCGTTACTCATTCCGAGCGGCTGGCGCAGGAGGTGGAGAGCCGTTGCGGGGTGCGGGCGAAGCGCGTCGTGCGCAACGACGGGGCTACCTGGATCGACGGCATGCGGCTTACCGGCGAAATGGACGAGGACGAATGA
- a CDS encoding primosomal protein N', whose protein sequence is MSSDSTNLFGERLFPRTVPVLVPVPTAVAYSYTVPEGMAVEPGSIVQVPLGPRLVAGVVWDGGDDGRVDPKKLRPIEKVFDCPPLSREMRDFLDWVSAYTVTPPGLVARMALRAPAAFDPEPMIEGLRFTGHRPERLTSARERVLEMVEDGIPWTRSGLAHASGTSTSVIDGLVKQGSFETVFLPPPPVVAAPDPDYVAPRLEGPQTESAADLVESVRKGGFSVSLIDGITGSGKTEVYFEAIAETLRQGRQVLILLPEIALTASFLERFHDRFGAKPAEWHSDLAPRIREKVWRQVTTGDVRVVAGARSALFLPFENLGLVIVDEEHDPAYKQEDRVFYNARDMAVVRARIGDFPAVLVSATPSVESRVNSEVGRYRKLHLPTRYGDAALPDLHLIDMRRHPPARGGFLSPVLLRGIARTIEKEEQALLFLNRRGYAPLTLCRVCGHRFQCPQCSSWLVEHRFRGQIQCHHCGYAERTPEACPECGTFDHLAACGPGVERIAEEVERHFPEARTIVLSSDLMGVKRLRLELEAIARGEADIVIGTQLVAKGHNFPMMSLVGVVDADLGLSNGDPRAAERTFQLLSQVTGRAGRSGLKSHGLIQTYQPAHPVMQAIVSGDAQAFYDREIGEREKALLPPFGRLASVIVSADSRGEAEAHARGLRQAAPHVDGISILGPAEAPLALVRGRHRFRLLVHGRRGSDMQTFLRAMLANGPKERASLQVQLDIDPQSFL, encoded by the coding sequence ATGAGCAGCGATTCGACCAACCTCTTCGGGGAAAGGCTTTTTCCACGCACCGTGCCCGTCCTGGTGCCGGTGCCGACGGCCGTCGCCTATTCCTATACGGTGCCGGAGGGCATGGCGGTGGAGCCGGGGTCCATCGTGCAGGTGCCGCTCGGCCCGCGCCTCGTCGCCGGCGTCGTCTGGGATGGCGGGGATGACGGCAGGGTCGATCCGAAGAAGCTGCGGCCCATCGAGAAGGTCTTCGACTGCCCGCCGCTTTCCAGGGAGATGCGCGATTTCCTCGACTGGGTCTCTGCCTATACGGTGACGCCGCCGGGCCTCGTCGCCCGCATGGCGCTGCGCGCGCCGGCGGCCTTCGATCCGGAGCCGATGATCGAGGGCCTGCGCTTCACCGGCCATCGGCCGGAGCGTCTGACGAGCGCGCGCGAGCGCGTATTGGAAATGGTCGAGGACGGCATCCCGTGGACCCGGTCGGGCCTTGCCCATGCCTCCGGCACCTCGACGAGCGTCATCGACGGGCTGGTGAAGCAGGGCAGTTTCGAGACCGTCTTCCTGCCGCCGCCGCCGGTGGTGGCCGCGCCCGATCCCGATTATGTCGCGCCGCGGCTCGAAGGGCCGCAGACGGAGAGCGCGGCCGATCTGGTCGAGAGCGTGCGCAAGGGCGGCTTTTCCGTCTCGCTGATCGACGGCATCACCGGCTCGGGCAAGACGGAGGTCTATTTCGAGGCGATCGCCGAGACGCTGCGGCAGGGCCGGCAGGTGCTGATCCTGCTGCCGGAAATCGCGCTGACGGCGAGCTTCCTCGAACGCTTCCACGACCGCTTCGGGGCCAAGCCGGCGGAGTGGCATTCCGATCTCGCCCCGCGCATCCGCGAAAAGGTCTGGCGACAGGTGACGACGGGCGACGTGCGGGTGGTGGCCGGCGCGCGCTCGGCGCTGTTCCTGCCTTTCGAGAATCTCGGCCTCGTCATCGTCGACGAGGAGCACGATCCGGCCTACAAGCAGGAAGACCGCGTCTTCTACAATGCCCGCGACATGGCGGTGGTGCGGGCGCGCATCGGCGATTTCCCGGCCGTGCTCGTCTCGGCGACGCCCTCGGTGGAAAGCCGGGTCAACAGCGAGGTCGGGCGCTATCGCAAGCTACACCTGCCGACGCGCTACGGCGACGCGGCGCTGCCGGACCTGCACCTCATCGACATGCGCCGCCATCCGCCGGCGCGCGGCGGCTTCCTCTCGCCGGTCCTCCTGCGCGGCATCGCCCGCACCATCGAGAAGGAGGAGCAGGCGCTGCTCTTCCTCAACCGGCGCGGCTATGCGCCGCTGACGCTCTGCCGGGTCTGCGGCCATCGCTTCCAGTGCCCGCAATGTTCGAGCTGGCTGGTCGAGCACCGGTTCCGTGGGCAGATCCAGTGCCACCATTGCGGCTATGCCGAGCGCACGCCCGAGGCCTGCCCGGAATGCGGCACCTTCGATCATCTGGCGGCCTGCGGGCCGGGGGTGGAGCGCATCGCGGAGGAGGTGGAGCGGCATTTTCCGGAGGCGCGGACCATCGTGCTCTCCTCCGACCTCATGGGCGTCAAGCGCCTCAGGCTGGAGCTGGAGGCCATCGCGCGGGGCGAGGCGGATATCGTCATCGGCACGCAGCTCGTCGCCAAGGGGCACAATTTCCCGATGATGTCGCTGGTCGGGGTGGTGGATGCCGATCTCGGCCTTTCTAACGGCGATCCGCGCGCGGCGGAGCGGACGTTCCAGCTTCTTTCGCAGGTGACGGGTCGCGCCGGGCGTTCGGGCCTCAAGAGCCACGGCCTCATCCAGACCTACCAGCCGGCCCATCCCGTCATGCAGGCGATCGTTTCGGGCGATGCACAGGCCTTCTACGACCGCGAGATCGGCGAGCGGGAAAAGGCGCTGCTGCCGCCCTTTGGGCGGCTCGCCTCGGTCATCGTCTCGGCCGACAGCCGCGGCGAGGCGGAAGCGCATGCGCGAGGGCTGCGGCAGGCCGCGCCGCATGTCGACGGCATCTCGATCCTCGGCCCGGCGGAGGCGCCGCTGGCGCTGGTGCGGGGCCGCCATCGGTTCCGCCTGCTCGTCCATGGCCGGCGGGGCAGCGACATGCAGACCTTCCTGCGCGCCATGCTGGCGAACGGGCCCAAGGAGCGCGCCTCGCTCCAGGTCCAGCTCGATATCGACCCGCAGAGCTTCCTGTGA
- a CDS encoding DUF2867 domain-containing protein, translating into MSPVSRPVSLPHPILPAADWADRFTLGLAVEGLTAREAARLALEHPPGWVRRLMVLRNALVAPFGLKGAAERVATSETEIGGFPVVSASDGRVVLGFDDRHLDFRIVIDVLQDRPSGQTLSVMTLVHRNNLIGRLYLAAVMPFHKLIVRRMLSGIGDRVLTSPR; encoded by the coding sequence ATGTCGCCCGTGTCGAGACCCGTCTCGCTGCCCCATCCCATTCTTCCCGCCGCCGACTGGGCGGATCGCTTCACGCTCGGCCTTGCGGTCGAGGGGCTGACGGCGCGGGAGGCGGCGCGGCTGGCGCTGGAGCATCCGCCGGGCTGGGTGCGCAGGCTCATGGTGCTGCGCAACGCGCTGGTCGCGCCCTTCGGTCTCAAGGGGGCGGCGGAAAGGGTGGCGACGTCGGAGACGGAGATCGGCGGCTTCCCGGTGGTGAGCGCCAGCGACGGCCGGGTCGTTCTCGGCTTCGACGACCGGCATCTCGATTTCCGCATCGTCATCGACGTGTTGCAGGACCGGCCGAGCGGCCAGACCCTCTCCGTGATGACGCTGGTCCATCGCAACAACCTGATCGGCCGGCTCTATCTCGCGGCGGTCATGCCGTTCCACAAGCTGATCGTGCGCAGGATGCTGTCGGGCATCGGCGATCGGGTCCTCACTTCACCGCGGTGA
- a CDS encoding LysE family translocator gives MHPYLFELASLMAIFAFAIVSPGADLAMVMRQSIVQGRRAAIVTSFGIGAALMLHVTYTILGLGLIISQSIYLFNIVKWCGVAYLVYIGIKALRAGKADLSVEAMGGEEDRGRQTALRAFGLGFLANALNPKAVFFFLSIFSTVVGAHTPIAVKFGYGLVMATCLIAWFVGVSLFMTTPKMQAAFSRMSQWIDRTSGLVFIALGIKLAMEKAH, from the coding sequence ATGCATCCCTATCTCTTCGAACTCGCTTCCCTGATGGCGATCTTCGCCTTTGCCATCGTCTCTCCCGGCGCGGACCTTGCCATGGTCATGCGCCAGTCGATCGTGCAGGGACGGCGCGCGGCGATCGTCACGTCCTTCGGCATCGGCGCGGCGCTGATGCTGCATGTCACCTATACGATCCTCGGGCTCGGCCTCATCATCTCGCAGTCGATCTACCTCTTCAACATCGTGAAGTGGTGCGGCGTCGCCTATCTCGTCTATATCGGCATCAAGGCGCTGCGCGCCGGCAAGGCCGATCTTTCCGTCGAGGCGATGGGCGGTGAGGAGGACAGGGGCCGGCAGACGGCGCTGCGCGCCTTCGGCCTCGGCTTCCTTGCCAATGCGCTCAATCCCAAGGCCGTCTTCTTCTTCCTGTCGATCTTCTCGACGGTCGTCGGCGCCCATACGCCGATCGCCGTCAAGTTCGGCTACGGCCTCGTCATGGCGACCTGCCTTATCGCCTGGTTCGTCGGCGTCTCGCTGTTCATGACGACACCGAAGATGCAGGCCGCTTTCTCGCGCATGAGCCAGTGGATCGACCGCACGAGTGGCCTCGTCTTCATCGCGCTCGGCATCAAGCTCGCCATGGAAAAGGCCCACTGA
- a CDS encoding TraB/GumN family protein, with product MTVLLHKTRLALADRAADAGLWLLAAINVLLALSFLLVLATLSPAHAQEPPACGGENLLVQYEKDDPAGYAKLRAEADALPNGRGIFWKIEKDGRPASWLLGTMHVTDPRVLAMPEAARTAYAAASTVIVESDEIADEKKAGATIMARPDLTMFADGKSITDFIDKAEAERLAEGLKSRGLSLAAVSRMKPWMIASFVALPACEIARKTAGAAFLDQRLAKDALAEGKTLKGLETLIEQISALDSLPVEPQIQGLVQTVELGDKLTDVIETMSQLYLAGDTGMIMPMMRAAAPETTEDAKAYADFEQRIIVDRNHVMATRAAPILAQGNVFMAVGALHLAGPEGVVELLRKEGFSVTAVK from the coding sequence ATGACAGTCCTTCTTCACAAAACCCGACTGGCGCTCGCCGACCGGGCCGCCGATGCGGGCCTCTGGCTGCTCGCCGCCATCAACGTCCTCCTCGCCCTGTCCTTCCTCCTCGTGCTGGCGACCCTTTCCCCGGCGCATGCGCAGGAGCCGCCGGCCTGCGGCGGCGAGAACCTGCTGGTCCAGTACGAGAAGGACGACCCCGCCGGCTACGCGAAGCTGCGCGCCGAGGCCGACGCGCTGCCCAACGGCAGGGGCATCTTCTGGAAGATCGAGAAGGACGGCCGCCCCGCCTCCTGGCTGCTCGGCACCATGCATGTGACGGATCCGCGCGTGCTCGCCATGCCGGAGGCCGCCCGCACCGCCTATGCCGCCGCTTCGACGGTCATCGTCGAATCGGATGAGATCGCCGACGAGAAGAAGGCCGGCGCGACGATCATGGCCCGCCCGGACCTCACCATGTTCGCGGACGGCAAGTCCATTACCGACTTCATCGACAAGGCCGAAGCGGAAAGGCTGGCGGAGGGCCTGAAGAGCCGCGGCCTGTCGCTTGCCGCCGTCAGCCGCATGAAGCCGTGGATGATCGCCAGCTTCGTCGCGCTGCCGGCCTGCGAGATCGCCCGCAAGACGGCCGGCGCCGCCTTCCTCGATCAGCGCCTCGCCAAGGATGCGCTTGCCGAAGGCAAGACGCTGAAGGGCCTCGAAACGCTCATCGAGCAGATTTCCGCCCTCGATTCCCTGCCGGTCGAGCCACAGATCCAGGGCCTCGTGCAGACGGTGGAGCTCGGCGACAAGCTGACAGACGTCATCGAGACGATGAGCCAGCTCTATCTTGCCGGCGACACCGGCATGATCATGCCGATGATGCGCGCCGCCGCGCCCGAGACGACCGAGGATGCGAAGGCCTATGCGGATTTCGAGCAGCGCATCATCGTCGACCGCAACCATGTCATGGCGACACGCGCAGCGCCGATCCTTGCGCAAGGCAATGTCTTCATGGCCGTCGGCGCGCTGCATCTGGCAGGCCCGGAAGGCGTCGTCGAACTGCTGCGCAAGGAAGGTTTTTCGGTCACCGCGGTGAAGTGA
- a CDS encoding SDR family oxidoreductase has product MSEAPVLLVTGGSRGIGASVCRMAGAAGWQVAVNYVSNIAAAEAVVAEIRDAGGSALPVQGDVGSELGLANIFSTIDGTFGRLDGLVNNAGIVATPQRVDEMSAERLERMFAVNVMGSIRCAQEAVRRMSTRHGGRGGSIVNLSSVAAQLGAAGQYVDYAASKGAIESFTIGLAREVAAEGVRVNLVRPGIIDTEIHASGGLPDRARDMASLIPMQRPGTADEVAHSILYLLSDAASYVTGAALNVSGGR; this is encoded by the coding sequence ATGAGCGAGGCACCCGTTCTTCTCGTCACCGGCGGCAGCCGCGGCATCGGTGCCAGCGTCTGCCGCATGGCAGGCGCGGCCGGCTGGCAGGTCGCGGTGAACTACGTTTCCAATATCGCGGCCGCCGAGGCGGTGGTGGCGGAGATTCGCGATGCCGGCGGTTCGGCTCTCCCCGTTCAGGGCGACGTCGGCAGCGAGCTCGGCCTTGCCAACATCTTCTCCACCATAGACGGCACCTTCGGCCGGCTGGATGGCCTCGTGAACAATGCCGGCATCGTCGCCACGCCGCAGCGCGTCGACGAAATGTCCGCCGAGCGGCTGGAGCGCATGTTCGCCGTCAATGTCATGGGTTCGATCCGCTGCGCGCAGGAAGCGGTGCGCCGCATGTCGACGCGCCATGGCGGGCGGGGCGGGTCCATCGTCAATCTGTCGTCCGTGGCGGCGCAGCTCGGCGCGGCCGGGCAATATGTCGACTATGCCGCCAGCAAGGGCGCCATCGAGAGCTTCACCATCGGCCTTGCCCGCGAGGTCGCGGCGGAGGGTGTCCGCGTCAATCTCGTGCGTCCCGGCATCATCGACACCGAGATCCACGCGTCCGGCGGCCTGCCGGACCGGGCGCGCGACATGGCCTCGCTGATCCCGATGCAGCGGCCGGGCACGGCCGACGAAGTCGCCCATTCCATTCTCTATCTTCTCTCCGACGCGGCATCCTATGTGACGGGTGCCGCCCTCAACGTCAGCGGCGGCCGTTAG
- a CDS encoding tyrosine recombinase XerC, with protein sequence MTELLIIADPALMAERQGWLAALAGERRLSDNTLEAYERDTRQFLAFLTEHIAAPASLKDIEALRPADLRGFLAARRRDGAGARTLGRGLAGLRSFLRHLERKGLANAAGATAVRSPRQPKSLPKPLSDRQAIAVVDAHEQLAEEPWIRVRNAAVLALLYGCGLRISEALSLTPADFAGSPASLRITGKGGKTRIVPLITPARTGVEDYVELCPYPLGEDRPLFRGARGGPLQPAIIQREMQKLRGALGLPDSATPHALRHSFATHLLAGGGDLRTIQELLGHASLSTTQVYTGVDSARLLEIYDRAHPRA encoded by the coding sequence ATGACCGAACTTCTCATCATCGCCGATCCGGCGCTCATGGCCGAGCGGCAGGGCTGGCTTGCGGCGCTTGCCGGCGAGCGCCGGCTTTCCGACAACACGCTGGAGGCCTATGAGCGAGACACGCGCCAATTCCTCGCCTTCCTCACCGAACATATCGCCGCCCCTGCCAGCCTCAAGGACATCGAGGCCCTGCGCCCGGCGGACCTGCGCGGCTTCCTCGCCGCCCGCCGCCGCGACGGCGCCGGCGCGCGCACGCTCGGCCGCGGCCTTGCGGGCCTGCGCTCCTTCCTGCGCCATCTCGAGCGCAAGGGCCTTGCCAATGCCGCGGGCGCCACCGCGGTGCGCTCGCCCAGGCAGCCGAAATCCCTGCCCAAGCCGCTGTCGGACCGGCAGGCCATCGCCGTCGTCGACGCCCATGAGCAACTGGCCGAGGAGCCCTGGATCCGCGTGCGCAATGCGGCGGTCCTCGCCCTCCTCTACGGCTGCGGCCTGCGCATCTCCGAGGCGCTGTCGCTGACGCCCGCCGATTTTGCCGGCAGCCCCGCATCGCTGCGCATCACCGGCAAGGGCGGCAAGACGCGCATCGTGCCGCTGATTACGCCGGCCCGCACGGGCGTCGAGGACTATGTCGAGCTCTGCCCCTACCCGCTCGGCGAAGACAGGCCGCTCTTCCGCGGCGCGCGCGGCGGCCCCTTGCAGCCCGCCATCATCCAGCGCGAGATGCAGAAGCTGCGCGGCGCGCTCGGCCTGCCGGACAGCGCGACGCCCCATGCGCTGCGCCATTCCTTCGCCACCCATCTACTCGCCGGCGGCGGGGATCTGCGCACCATCCAGGAACTGCTCGGCCATGCCAGCCTTTCCACCACACAGGTCTATACCGGCGTCGATTCGGCGCGCCTGCTCGAAATCTACGACCGGGCCCATCCCCGCGCCTGA
- the odhB gene encoding 2-oxoglutarate dehydrogenase complex dihydrolipoyllysine-residue succinyltransferase encodes MATEIRVPTLGESVSEATVGTWFKKVGDAIKADEPLCELETDKVTIEVPAPASGVLSEITANAGDTVEPGGLLGQIAEGAAAAAAPAAAEKVEKAAAAAPAAEAKPAAGASSMPPAPAAAKLLAENNIAADQVDGSGKRGQVLKGDVIAALAKGITAPAASVEPVKVAARPASSAADAPREERVKMTRLRQTIAKRLKDAQNTAAMLTTYNEVDMKAVMDLRSRYKDIFEKKHGVKLGFMGFFTKAVTHALKELPAVNAEIDGTDIIYKNYCHVGVAVGTDKGLVVPVVRDADQMSIAEIEKEIGRLGKLARDGALSMADMQGGTFTISNGGVYGSLMSSPILNAPQSGILGMHKIQERPVVVGGQIVIRPMMYLALSYDHRMVDGKEAVTFLVRVKESLEDPERLVLDL; translated from the coding sequence ATGGCTACCGAAATCCGCGTCCCGACTTTGGGCGAATCCGTCAGCGAAGCGACCGTCGGCACCTGGTTCAAGAAGGTGGGCGACGCCATCAAGGCCGACGAGCCGCTCTGTGAACTGGAAACCGACAAGGTGACGATCGAAGTGCCGGCCCCGGCCTCCGGCGTCCTGTCGGAAATCACCGCCAATGCCGGCGACACCGTCGAGCCGGGCGGCCTGCTCGGCCAGATCGCCGAGGGCGCTGCCGCCGCCGCTGCTCCGGCCGCTGCCGAGAAGGTCGAGAAAGCTGCCGCCGCGGCACCTGCCGCCGAGGCCAAGCCCGCTGCCGGCGCGTCCTCCATGCCGCCCGCTCCGGCCGCCGCCAAGCTGCTCGCCGAAAACAACATCGCGGCCGATCAGGTCGATGGTTCCGGCAAGCGTGGCCAGGTGCTGAAGGGCGACGTCATCGCCGCCCTCGCCAAGGGCATCACGGCCCCCGCCGCCTCGGTCGAGCCGGTCAAGGTTGCCGCCCGTCCGGCCTCCTCGGCGGCCGACGCGCCGCGCGAGGAGCGCGTGAAGATGACGCGCCTGCGCCAGACCATCGCCAAGCGCCTCAAGGATGCGCAGAACACTGCCGCCATGCTGACCACCTACAACGAGGTGGACATGAAGGCCGTGATGGACCTGCGCAGCCGCTACAAGGACATCTTCGAGAAGAAGCACGGCGTGAAGCTCGGCTTCATGGGCTTCTTCACCAAGGCCGTCACCCACGCGCTGAAGGAACTGCCGGCCGTCAACGCCGAGATCGACGGCACCGACATCATCTACAAGAACTACTGCCATGTCGGCGTTGCCGTCGGCACGGACAAGGGGCTCGTGGTCCCGGTCGTGCGCGATGCCGACCAGATGTCGATCGCCGAGATCGAGAAGGAAATCGGCCGTCTCGGCAAGCTCGCCCGTGACGGCGCGCTGTCGATGGCCGACATGCAGGGTGGTACCTTCACCATCTCGAACGGCGGCGTCTACGGCTCGCTGATGTCCTCGCCGATCCTCAACGCCCCGCAGTCGGGCATCCTCGGCATGCACAAGATCCAGGAGCGCCCGGTCGTCGTCGGCGGCCAGATCGTCATCCGTCCGATGATGTATCTCGCGCTGTCCTACGACCACCGCATGGTCGACGGCAAGGAAGCCGTGACCTTCCTGGTGCGCGTCAAAGAAAGCCTGGAAGACCCGGAACGCCTCGTTCTCGATCTCTGA
- the lpdA gene encoding dihydrolipoyl dehydrogenase — protein sequence MAYDLIVIGSGPGGYVSAIKAAQLGLKVAVVEKRATYGGTCLNVGCIPSKALLHASETYSHAAHGMDALGIEGVKPTLNLSKMMAHKDATVKSNVDGVAFLFKKNKIDGIQGTGKVLGAGKVSVTSDKGEEQVLETKNIVIATGSDVAGIPGVPVEIDEKVIVSSTGGIALDKVPGHLVVVGGGVIGLELGSVWARLGAKVTVVEYLDAILGGMDGEVSKQFQRMLAKQGMDFKLGAKVTGVTKSGSGAKVTFEPVKGGDATTIDADVVLIATGRKPYTEGLGLAEAGVTLDSRGRVEIDKHFQTNVPGIYAIGDVVRGPMLAHKAEDEGVAVAEILAGQAGHVNYDVIPGVVYTQPEVASVGKTEEELKAAGVAYKVGKFPFTANGRARAMLATDGFVKVLADKETDRVLGVHIVGFGAGEMIHEAAVLMEFGGSSEDLGRTCHAHPTMSEAVKEAALATFAKPIHM from the coding sequence ATGGCATATGATCTCATCGTTATCGGTTCCGGCCCCGGCGGCTATGTCTCAGCCATCAAGGCGGCCCAGCTCGGCCTGAAGGTCGCGGTCGTCGAGAAGCGCGCGACCTATGGCGGCACCTGCCTCAATGTCGGCTGCATCCCCTCCAAGGCGCTGCTGCACGCTTCCGAGACCTACAGCCATGCCGCCCACGGCATGGACGCGCTCGGCATCGAGGGCGTGAAGCCCACGCTGAACCTGTCGAAGATGATGGCGCACAAGGATGCGACGGTGAAGTCGAATGTCGACGGCGTCGCCTTCCTCTTCAAGAAGAACAAGATCGACGGCATCCAGGGCACCGGCAAGGTACTGGGCGCGGGCAAGGTTTCCGTCACCAGCGACAAGGGCGAGGAGCAGGTTCTCGAAACGAAGAACATCGTGATCGCCACGGGTTCCGACGTCGCCGGCATTCCGGGCGTTCCGGTCGAAATCGACGAAAAGGTCATCGTCTCCTCGACGGGCGGCATCGCGCTCGACAAGGTGCCGGGCCATCTGGTGGTCGTCGGCGGCGGCGTCATCGGCCTCGAGCTCGGCTCCGTCTGGGCCCGCCTCGGTGCCAAGGTCACGGTCGTCGAATATCTCGACGCCATCCTCGGCGGCATGGACGGTGAAGTCTCCAAGCAGTTCCAGCGCATGCTCGCCAAGCAGGGCATGGACTTCAAGCTCGGCGCCAAGGTGACGGGCGTTACGAAGTCCGGCTCCGGTGCCAAGGTGACCTTCGAGCCCGTCAAGGGGGGCGACGCCACCACCATCGACGCCGACGTCGTGTTGATCGCGACGGGCCGCAAGCCCTACACCGAAGGCCTCGGCCTTGCGGAAGCCGGCGTCACGCTCGACAGCCGCGGCCGTGTCGAGATCGACAAGCACTTCCAGACCAACGTCCCCGGCATCTATGCCATCGGCGACGTGGTGCGCGGCCCGATGCTCGCCCACAAGGCCGAGGACGAGGGCGTTGCCGTCGCCGAAATCCTTGCCGGCCAGGCCGGTCACGTGAACTACGACGTCATCCCCGGCGTCGTCTACACCCAGCCGGAAGTCGCCTCCGTCGGCAAGACGGAGGAGGAGCTGAAGGCTGCGGGCGTCGCCTACAAGGTCGGCAAGTTCCCCTTCACCGCCAACGGCCGCGCCCGCGCCATGCTGGCGACGGACGGCTTCGTGAAGGTGCTGGCCGACAAGGAGACGGACCGCGTGCTCGGCGTCCACATCGTCGGCTTCGGCGCCGGCGAGATGATTCACGAGGCGGCCGTGCTGATGGAATTCGGCGGCTCCTCGGAAGACCTCGGCCGCACCTGCCACGCGCACCCGACCATGTCGGAAGCCGTCAAGGAAGCCGCGCTCGCGACCTTCGCCAAGCCGATCCATATGTGA